A window of Sebastes umbrosus isolate fSebUmb1 chromosome 3, fSebUmb1.pri, whole genome shotgun sequence contains these coding sequences:
- the LOC119483703 gene encoding Na(+)/H(+) exchange regulatory cofactor NHE-RF2 — MESQLRPRLCFVTKGELGYGFHLHGERNKGGQIIRKVDPGSCADLAGLRPGDRLVEVNGENVEKQNHYQVVERIREVAHRTRLLVVDRDTDDYLRSRGLACTEDLAMEMGNLSPRPSPAPTPSASPIPIGNSPLSPKSNHMHSFYPPAADLSTHAITQAKVKRSSVTSSSTATDTELQVQPSPEPTDELLPRLCLLAKGENGYGFNLYNDKTKGGQFMRSVDPGSTAEIADIRPGDRLVEVNGVNIQGLKHSEVVALIRAAGEEVRLLVVDQETDELFHRLGITPASNQVKEVYLDESATESAPHTPLPTTELPATDPPIINVMLTDPPIANESPKSRTNGSSASQSSRSSTTQSEISSSDMSFQVHEEDDRRVSDPFMDNGLRLSPTAAEAKQKVLASRNKKRAPAMDWSKKYEIFSSF, encoded by the exons ATGGAGAGCCAGCTGAGACCCAGGCTCTGTTTCGTGACCAAAGGAGAGCTTGGCTATGGGTTTCACCTGCACGGAGAGAGGAATAAAGGCGGACAGATCATCCGCAAAGTGGACCCGGGCTCCTGTGCCGACCTAGCCGGGCTGAGACCAGGAGACCGGCTGGTGGAGGTGAACGGGGAGAATGTGGAGAAGCAGAACCACTATCAA GTGGTGGAGCGTATCCGTGAGGTGGCCCACCGCACCAGGCTGCTGGTGGTGGACAGAGACACGGATGACTACCTCCGCAGCCGTGGTCTGGCCTGCACCGAGGACCTGGCCATGGAGATGGGAAACCTCTCCCCAAGGCCTTCGCCCGCGCCCACCCCTTCTGCCTCTCCCATACCCATAGGGAACTCGCCCCTGTCACCCAAATCCAACCACATGCACTCATTTTACCCTCCTGCTGCAGACTTGTCCACACATGCGATCACACAAGCCAAGGTCAAGAGgtcctctgtgacatcatcaagTACGGCGACAGACACAGAG CTGCAGGTGCAGCCCTCGCCAGAGCCGACGGATGAGCTCCTACCCCGTCTGTGTCTCCTGGCGAAGGGGGAGAACGGCTACGGCTTCAACCTGTACAACGATAAGACCAAGGGTGGACAGTTTATGCGTTCGGTTGACCCCGGCTCAACTGCTGAGATTGCAGACATCAGGCCAGGAGACAGACTAGTGGAG GTGAATGGGGTGAACATACAGGGCCTGAAGCACTCAGAGGTGGTGGCACTCATTAGAGCAGCAGGGGAGGAAGTGCGCCTCCTAGTGGTTGACCAGGAGACAGACGAGCTCTTCCACAGACTGGGGATCACACCCGCAAGCAACcaagtcaaag AGGTCTATCTGGATGAATCAGCCACAGAGAGCGCCCCGCACACCCCCTTACCGACCACTGAACTCCCCGCCACAGATCCACCGATCATAAACGTCATGCTGACAGACCCCCCGATCGCAAACGAGTCTCCAAAATCCCGAACCAATGGGAGCTCAGCATCTCAGTCCTCGAGAAGTTCCACCACCCAGTCAGAGATCAGCAGCTCGGACATGAGCTTCCag GTCCACGAAGAGGACGATAGGCGCGTTTCGGACCCTTTCATGGACAATGGCCTGCGTCTGAGTCCCACAGCTGCTGAGGCTAAACAAAAGGTCCTCGCCAGCCGCAACAAGAAGAGAGCACCTGCTATGGACTGGAGTAAGAAATATGAGATCTTCAGCAGCTTCTGA